One region of Syngnathus scovelli strain Florida chromosome 15, RoL_Ssco_1.2, whole genome shotgun sequence genomic DNA includes:
- the spag7 gene encoding sperm-associated antigen 7 homolog, translating to MADLLGSILNSMEKPPTVGDQESRRKAREQAARLKKMEEEEKRKKAAFRKKMEKEVTDFIQDSTQQKRKYNPMGKIERSILHDVAEVAGLTSFSFGEDEESRYVMLFKKEFAPSDEELEAYRKGEEWNPQIAEQRRRLKEQAALEEAASRQSDKSEVCPNSNYRDKYSHLIGTSAAKDAAHTLEANQAYGCVPVANKRDTRSIEEAMNAIRAKKRQKLEKDANAHSSAL from the exons ATGGCGGATCTACTAGGTTCAATATTAAACTCGATGGAAAAACCTCCAACTGTCGGCGATCAGGAAAGCCGACGAAAGGCTCGAG AGCAAGCAGCAAGGCTCAAGAAGATGGAAgaagaggagaaaagaaagaaagcagcGTTCAGGAAAAAG ATGGAGAAAGAAGTGACAGATTTCATCCAAGACAGTACACAACAGAAACGAAAATACAACCCAATGGGCAAGATTGAGCGAAGTATATT GCATGATGTCGCTGAAGTGGCTGGTctgacttctttttctttcggGGAGGATGAAGAGAgccgttatgtcatgctgttcaagaag GAGTTTGCTCCATCTGACGAGGAGCTGGAGGCTTATCGCAAAGGAGAAGAGTGGAATCCTCAGATAGCGGAGCAGCGCCGCAGATTGAAA GAGCAGGCAGCTCTGGAAGAAGCAGCATCCCGGCAGAGCGACAAGTCGGAGGTGTGTCCGAATTCCAACTACAGGGACAAGTACAGCCACCTGATTGGCACCTCTGCAGCCAAAGATGCAGCACATACACTGGAAGCCAATCAGGCATATGGATGTG TGCCGGTTGCCAACAAGAGGGACACCCGCTCCATAGAAGAGGCCATGAACGCCatccgagcaaagaagcggcagAAGTTAGAAAAAGACGCAAACGCACACAGCA
- the mepcea gene encoding 7SK snRNA methylphosphate capping enzyme isoform X2, with the protein MSVDEDTVKTASPQASSASSLQLSECSGSCSGASILAECAAEAASVLVASCPVPGTAASPRHTSTVDTLSHSDGTGPRAKGNETSINRRNSFHNSKQHQQIRVAKRRNTSNFNFKHPNSGKRRRRANSESDSVLPTNFLLGGNIFDPLNLNSLQDEEVNRALNAETPKSSPLPAKSRDPVEILIPRDITDPLNLNSCIGDSSFLVSPLKSGGRRRHRNRHHGGSFSTQLHVSDCGKNDIKTGQSVSFPGTVTRSNPDISKASDRVSGGEGESHDHSVDHSSNLKEEATSMSGEDSTCLPVGANQHTGRRKRRRNSVKMEPPVTHSTPNAKSAPVEQNHKPGGSKNSFHTPKSGAKSAAGGRQHQHPHKQAREQQKKKFQYGNYNKYYGYRNPSASEDPRIHILRPEWFEGKRVLDLGCNSGHLTLYIAKTLRPARILGLDIDNGLVHAARKNIRHYLSEMQMQEARREDKHTESRENGNALQGDGGLAEAAVDKDSCGTEQISRGPIAAPPLTESSTAKPGEFPANVSFIKANYVLQNDNLLLTQRPEYDVILCLSVTKWVHLNWGDSGLKRLFKRVYRHLHPGGIFILEPQPWQSYIKRKKLTDNINRNFNSIHLKPDQFSSYLTNEVGFTSCEFLGTPKNLARGFQRPIYLFHK; encoded by the exons ATGTCTGTTGACGAAGACACCGTAAAGACCGCTAGCCCACAGGCTAGCTCAGCTTCATCTCTGCAGCTTTCAGAATGTTCTGGAAGTTGCAGCGGTGCATCAATTTTGGCGGAATGCGCAGCCGAGGCTGCTTCTGTCTTGGTGGCCTCGTGCCCGGTCCCAGGCACCGCCGCTTCACCCAGACACACCAGCACAGTGGACACTCTGAGCCACTCTGATGGCACTGGGCCAAGAGCCAAAGGGAACGAAACAAGCATCAATCGCAGGAATAGCTTCCATAACTCCAAACAGCATCAACAAATAAGAGTGGCAAAGCGTCGCAACACATCCAACTTTAATTTCAAGCATCCGAACTCTGGTAAAAGGCGACGGCGGGCAAACTCAGAGAGTGACTCTGTCCTGCCCACTAATTTCCTCCTAGGTGGTAACATTTTTGACCCACTAAATCTCAACAGCCTGCAGGATGAGGAGGTCAACAGGGCGCTGAACGCAGAGACCCCGAAATCATCCCCGTTGCCAGCAAAGAGTCGAGACCCTGTGGAGATCCTCATCCCGAGGGACATCACAGATCCTCTCAATTTGAACAGCTGCATAGGAGATAGCAGCTTCTTGGTGTCCCCTTTAAAAAGCGGTGGAAGGAGGAGGCATCGCAACAGGCATCACGGTGGCAGCTTTTCAACCCAGTTACACGTTTCAGACTGtggaaaaaatgacatcaaaactGGACAATCTGTGTCATTTCCCGGTACGGTAACACGTTCGAATCCTGACATCTCTAAAGCGTCAGACAGAGTCTCCGGTGGCGAGGGCGAGTCTCATGACCACTCTGTAGACCACTCGTCAAACTTAAAGGAAGAAGCGACGTCCATGTCTGGCGAGGATTCCACTTGCCTTCCGGTGGGGGCCAACCAGCACACAGGCAGGCGCAAGCGTAGGCGCAACTCTGTCAAAATGGAACCCCCTGTGACTCACTCCACCCCAAATGCAAAATCTGCACCCGTTGAGCAAAATCATAAACCTGGGGGATCCAAAAATTCCTTCCACACGCCCAAGAGTGGAGCCAAATCTGCTGCGGGCGGTCGCCAGCACCAGCATCCCCACAAACAGGCCAGGGAGCAACAGAAGAAGAAGTTCCAGTATGGCAACTACAACAAATATTACGGTTACCGCAACCCCAGCGCAAGCGAAGACCCACGGATACATATCCTCCGTCCAGAGTGGTTTGAAGGGAAACGTGTGCTGGATTTAGGCTGCAACTCGGGCCACCTTACGCTCTACATCGCCAAAACCCTGCGCCCCGCCCGCATATTAGGTTTGGACATCGACAACGGGTTGGTGCACGCCGCCCGCAAGAACATCAGGCATTACCTCTCTGAGATGCAGATGCAAGAGGCCAGGCGCGAGGACAAGCACACGGAGAGCAGGGAAAACGGCAACGCACTGCAAGGGGATGGCGGCCTGGCAGAGGCGGCCGTCGACAAAGACTCTTGCGGCACGGAACAG ATTTCCCGGGGGCCCATTGCTGCACCTCCACTTACCGAATCGTCCACCGCAAAACCGGGGGAGTTCCCTGCCAATGTGTCCTTCATCAAG GCCAATTATGTGCTGCAGAACGATAACCTGCTCTTGACCCAACGACCAGAGTATGACGTGATTCTGTGTCTGAGTGTCACCAAATGGGTTCACCTGAACTGGGGGGACAGCGGCCTCAAGCGACTCTTCAAGAGAGTTTACAGGCATCTTCATCCCGGAGGCATCTTCATCCTGGAACCACAGCCCTGGCAGTCCTACATCAAGAGGAAGAAGCTGACG GATAACATCAACAGAAACTTTAACAGCATTCACCTCAAGCCGGATCAATTTTCGTCATATCTCACCAATGAAGTGGGCTTCACCAGTTGTGAGTTTCTCGGGACGCCGAAGAATTTAGCAAGAG GTTTCCAAAGGCCAATCTACTTGTTTCACAAATGA
- the mepcea gene encoding 7SK snRNA methylphosphate capping enzyme isoform X1 — MSVDEDTVKTASPQASSASSLQLSECSGSCSGASILAECAAEAASVLVASCPVPGTAASPRHTSTVDTLSHSDGTGPRAKGNETSINRRNSFHNSKQHQQIRVAKRRNTSNFNFKHPNSGKRRRRANSESDSVLPTNFLLGGNIFDPLNLNSLQDEEVNRALNAETPKSSPLPAKSRDPVEILIPRDITDPLNLNSCIGDSSFLVSPLKSGGRRRHRNRHHGGSFSTQLHVSDCGKNDIKTGQSVSFPGTVTRSNPDISKASDRVSGGEGESHDHSVDHSSNLKEEATSMSGEDSTCLPVGANQHTGRRKRRRNSVKMEPPVTHSTPNAKSAPVEQNHKPGGSKNSFHTPKSGAKSAAGGRQHQHPHKQAREQQKKKFQYGNYNKYYGYRNPSASEDPRIHILRPEWFEGKRVLDLGCNSGHLTLYIAKTLRPARILGLDIDNGLVHAARKNIRHYLSEMQMQEARREDKHTESRENGNALQGDGGLAEAAVDKDSCGTEQVKTRQDGKTKKTTHVFSDQARSCSFPLSLQISRGPIAAPPLTESSTAKPGEFPANVSFIKANYVLQNDNLLLTQRPEYDVILCLSVTKWVHLNWGDSGLKRLFKRVYRHLHPGGIFILEPQPWQSYIKRKKLTDNINRNFNSIHLKPDQFSSYLTNEVGFTSCEFLGTPKNLARGFQRPIYLFHK, encoded by the exons ATGTCTGTTGACGAAGACACCGTAAAGACCGCTAGCCCACAGGCTAGCTCAGCTTCATCTCTGCAGCTTTCAGAATGTTCTGGAAGTTGCAGCGGTGCATCAATTTTGGCGGAATGCGCAGCCGAGGCTGCTTCTGTCTTGGTGGCCTCGTGCCCGGTCCCAGGCACCGCCGCTTCACCCAGACACACCAGCACAGTGGACACTCTGAGCCACTCTGATGGCACTGGGCCAAGAGCCAAAGGGAACGAAACAAGCATCAATCGCAGGAATAGCTTCCATAACTCCAAACAGCATCAACAAATAAGAGTGGCAAAGCGTCGCAACACATCCAACTTTAATTTCAAGCATCCGAACTCTGGTAAAAGGCGACGGCGGGCAAACTCAGAGAGTGACTCTGTCCTGCCCACTAATTTCCTCCTAGGTGGTAACATTTTTGACCCACTAAATCTCAACAGCCTGCAGGATGAGGAGGTCAACAGGGCGCTGAACGCAGAGACCCCGAAATCATCCCCGTTGCCAGCAAAGAGTCGAGACCCTGTGGAGATCCTCATCCCGAGGGACATCACAGATCCTCTCAATTTGAACAGCTGCATAGGAGATAGCAGCTTCTTGGTGTCCCCTTTAAAAAGCGGTGGAAGGAGGAGGCATCGCAACAGGCATCACGGTGGCAGCTTTTCAACCCAGTTACACGTTTCAGACTGtggaaaaaatgacatcaaaactGGACAATCTGTGTCATTTCCCGGTACGGTAACACGTTCGAATCCTGACATCTCTAAAGCGTCAGACAGAGTCTCCGGTGGCGAGGGCGAGTCTCATGACCACTCTGTAGACCACTCGTCAAACTTAAAGGAAGAAGCGACGTCCATGTCTGGCGAGGATTCCACTTGCCTTCCGGTGGGGGCCAACCAGCACACAGGCAGGCGCAAGCGTAGGCGCAACTCTGTCAAAATGGAACCCCCTGTGACTCACTCCACCCCAAATGCAAAATCTGCACCCGTTGAGCAAAATCATAAACCTGGGGGATCCAAAAATTCCTTCCACACGCCCAAGAGTGGAGCCAAATCTGCTGCGGGCGGTCGCCAGCACCAGCATCCCCACAAACAGGCCAGGGAGCAACAGAAGAAGAAGTTCCAGTATGGCAACTACAACAAATATTACGGTTACCGCAACCCCAGCGCAAGCGAAGACCCACGGATACATATCCTCCGTCCAGAGTGGTTTGAAGGGAAACGTGTGCTGGATTTAGGCTGCAACTCGGGCCACCTTACGCTCTACATCGCCAAAACCCTGCGCCCCGCCCGCATATTAGGTTTGGACATCGACAACGGGTTGGTGCACGCCGCCCGCAAGAACATCAGGCATTACCTCTCTGAGATGCAGATGCAAGAGGCCAGGCGCGAGGACAAGCACACGGAGAGCAGGGAAAACGGCAACGCACTGCAAGGGGATGGCGGCCTGGCAGAGGCGGCCGTCGACAAAGACTCTTGCGGCACGGAACAGGTCAAGACCCGACAAgatggcaaaacaaaaaaaacgacgCACGTATTTAGCGATCAGGCCAGGAGCTGCTCTTTCCCTCTGTCCCTGCAGATTTCCCGGGGGCCCATTGCTGCACCTCCACTTACCGAATCGTCCACCGCAAAACCGGGGGAGTTCCCTGCCAATGTGTCCTTCATCAAG GCCAATTATGTGCTGCAGAACGATAACCTGCTCTTGACCCAACGACCAGAGTATGACGTGATTCTGTGTCTGAGTGTCACCAAATGGGTTCACCTGAACTGGGGGGACAGCGGCCTCAAGCGACTCTTCAAGAGAGTTTACAGGCATCTTCATCCCGGAGGCATCTTCATCCTGGAACCACAGCCCTGGCAGTCCTACATCAAGAGGAAGAAGCTGACG GATAACATCAACAGAAACTTTAACAGCATTCACCTCAAGCCGGATCAATTTTCGTCATATCTCACCAATGAAGTGGGCTTCACCAGTTGTGAGTTTCTCGGGACGCCGAAGAATTTAGCAAGAG GTTTCCAAAGGCCAATCTACTTGTTTCACAAATGA